From Rhodococcus sp. B7740, one genomic window encodes:
- a CDS encoding glycine betaine ABC transporter substrate-binding protein has translation MTVRSSVLAAALVMSIAGLVGGCSASASTDPAAVPVVVGAGNSDLSRLLAQIYAGGLRSTGAEVEVKEDLGDRADYLAALDRGEVTMVPDLTGELLRTFDGLSEATEAEDVYTELNRSLPAGLSVGDYATAEDRLAIAVASGSESGDETVTDFLGREERTVGIVDGQVDPMDVLAQGTRSPTFTGASVTDVTPYADAQSAVDGLNAGEVDVLAIRAASFGPLAKDLTTLPDDDHVYPAQNVVPLYSDGVLDESAVRSFSVVAGELTTADLAEMIGEVRNGVPSGDVAGRWLGERNL, from the coding sequence ATGACAGTGCGATCGTCGGTTCTGGCAGCAGCCCTGGTGATGTCGATCGCCGGTCTGGTCGGCGGTTGCAGTGCGAGTGCATCGACCGACCCTGCTGCGGTGCCCGTCGTCGTCGGAGCGGGCAATTCGGATCTGTCGCGTCTGCTCGCGCAGATCTACGCCGGGGGACTGCGGTCGACAGGAGCGGAGGTCGAGGTGAAGGAGGACCTGGGCGATCGGGCCGACTACCTCGCGGCGCTGGACCGCGGTGAGGTGACGATGGTTCCCGATCTCACAGGCGAGCTGCTGCGGACCTTCGACGGTCTCTCCGAGGCAACCGAGGCCGAGGACGTGTACACGGAACTGAACCGATCACTGCCGGCCGGATTGTCGGTGGGGGATTACGCCACCGCCGAGGATCGACTGGCCATCGCGGTGGCGTCGGGCAGTGAATCGGGCGACGAGACGGTGACGGATTTCCTGGGTCGTGAGGAAAGAACGGTGGGAATCGTCGACGGCCAGGTCGATCCGATGGACGTCCTTGCGCAGGGTACGAGGAGTCCCACGTTCACGGGGGCGTCGGTCACCGATGTCACCCCGTATGCCGATGCGCAGTCCGCCGTCGACGGCTTGAACGCCGGAGAAGTCGACGTGCTGGCGATTCGCGCCGCGTCGTTCGGCCCGCTGGCGAAAGACCTGACAACGCTGCCCGACGACGACCACGTGTATCCGGCGCAGAACGTGGTGCCGCTCTATTCCGACGGAGTGCTCGACGAGAGTGCTGTGAGGTCGTTCTCGGTGGTGGCGGGTGAGCTGACGACTGCGGACCTCGCCGAGATGATCGGCGAGGTCCGCAACGGAGTTCCGTCAGGCGATGTCGCCGGCCGTTGGCTCGGCGAGCGCAACCTCTGA
- a CDS encoding PHP domain-containing protein yields MLIDLHTHSTASDGTDSPAELVRAAAEAGLSVVALTDHDTTSGWDEAASALPSGLTLVRGMELSCTGRGEDGRPVPVHLLAYLFDPANEVFATERARLRSERVTRLRAIAEKMAADGLPIDPDAVLASAGAAAGRPHLGRALIDAGYVPDMNAAFAGPLATDGKYYVEKVDTPLEVAVDMIAAAGGVSVLAHARARTRGRILDLDHIRELAARGLGGVEVHHMDHSPADTAVMADLAAELDLIVTGSSDYHGTNKTVKLGEYSTAPEQYDRLVAAARP; encoded by the coding sequence GTGCTCATCGACCTCCACACCCACTCGACGGCGTCCGACGGCACCGACAGCCCGGCCGAGCTGGTCCGGGCCGCAGCCGAGGCGGGACTATCGGTGGTGGCTCTGACCGACCACGACACCACCTCGGGATGGGACGAGGCGGCCTCAGCACTGCCGTCCGGTCTCACGCTCGTGCGCGGCATGGAACTTTCCTGCACCGGGCGAGGCGAGGACGGCCGGCCGGTTCCCGTGCACCTACTGGCGTACCTGTTCGACCCCGCGAACGAGGTGTTCGCAACCGAGCGCGCGCGGTTGCGCAGCGAGCGGGTCACGAGATTGCGTGCCATCGCCGAGAAGATGGCGGCGGACGGTCTGCCCATCGACCCCGACGCGGTGCTGGCCTCGGCCGGTGCGGCGGCCGGGCGACCCCATCTGGGTCGCGCACTGATCGACGCCGGGTACGTCCCGGACATGAACGCCGCGTTCGCCGGTCCGTTGGCGACCGACGGCAAGTACTACGTCGAGAAGGTCGACACTCCCCTCGAAGTAGCGGTGGACATGATCGCTGCGGCAGGCGGTGTCAGTGTGCTCGCGCACGCCAGAGCTCGTACCCGCGGCCGCATCCTCGACCTCGATCACATTCGCGAACTCGCAGCGCGCGGTCTCGGTGGAGTGGAGGTTCATCACATGGATCACTCGCCGGCGGACACCGCGGTGATGGCCGACCTCGCCGCGGAACTGGACCTGATCGTCACGGGATCCTCGGATTACCACGGCACCAACAAGACGGTGAAGCTGGGCGAATACTCCACTGCCCCAGAGCAGTACGACCGTCTGGTTGCGGCGGCGCGGCCATGA
- a CDS encoding ABC transporter permease, whose amino-acid sequence MTWLLDNFGVVLGYTKTHLYLSLVPLFVGLLIAIPLGTVIRNTRWVRRITLTVASIAFTLPSLALFVTIPAVVGLPVLDPLNVVIALSVYSTALLVRAVPEALDSVPFAVVDSAEAMGYSSLRRAVTVELPLALPVLIANIRVVAVTNISLVSVGSVIGIGGLGQLFTQGYQRDYPDQIFAGIISIVFLALIFDAALFLLGRRLTPWTRLNTGSSKKKARA is encoded by the coding sequence GTGACCTGGCTGCTGGACAACTTCGGTGTGGTCCTCGGCTACACGAAGACGCACCTGTACCTCTCGCTCGTCCCGCTGTTCGTCGGGTTGCTCATCGCCATCCCGCTGGGCACCGTCATTCGCAACACTCGCTGGGTTCGTCGAATCACGTTGACGGTGGCCAGTATCGCGTTCACCCTGCCCTCGCTCGCCCTGTTCGTCACCATCCCCGCGGTGGTCGGTCTACCGGTACTCGATCCACTGAACGTGGTGATCGCCCTGTCGGTGTACTCGACCGCACTGCTGGTGCGCGCGGTCCCAGAGGCCCTCGACTCGGTGCCGTTCGCCGTGGTCGATTCTGCCGAGGCGATGGGCTACTCGTCGCTGCGGCGAGCGGTGACCGTCGAACTGCCCCTGGCGCTTCCGGTGCTGATCGCGAACATCAGAGTCGTTGCGGTCACCAACATCTCGCTGGTCTCGGTGGGCTCGGTGATCGGCATCGGCGGTCTCGGCCAACTCTTCACCCAGGGCTACCAGCGTGACTATCCCGATCAGATCTTCGCAGGCATCATCTCGATCGTGTTCCTGGCGTTGATCTTCGACGCGGCCCTGTTCCTGCTGGGGCGTCGACTCACTCCGTGGACGCGACTGAACACGGGCTCGTCGAAGAAGAAGGCACGCGCATGA
- a CDS encoding ABC transporter ATP-binding protein, translating to MITFEHVNKTYPDGTTAVDSLDLVIEPHSFTVFVGPSGCGKTTSMRMINRMITPTSGVITVDGRNVADIDAVKLRRGIGYVIQSAGLLPHRTVVDNVATVPVLNGESRRAARKAALDVLERVGLDPAFASRYPAQLSGGQQQRVGVARALAADPPILLMDEPFSAVDPVVREELQIEMLRLQADLKKTIVFVTHDIDEAVRLGDRIAVFGPQGRLQQYDKPETVLAAPATSFVASFVGRDRGYRGLSFRSAQAVTMHPIHTATQDEIDGLRLDQGQWVLVVDEQRRPLGWIDATGVEKVRGGRSIDESTAAGGSLFLEGGDLRQALDAAISSPSGIGVAVDGAGAAVGSVDGAEILEHLAAQRKSEDSERNRHHFLASGDTEQ from the coding sequence ATGATCACCTTCGAGCACGTCAACAAGACCTATCCGGATGGCACCACAGCGGTCGACTCCTTGGACCTGGTGATCGAGCCACACTCGTTCACCGTGTTCGTGGGGCCGTCCGGCTGCGGCAAGACCACCTCGATGCGAATGATCAATCGCATGATCACTCCCACCTCGGGTGTGATCACGGTCGACGGTCGCAACGTCGCCGACATCGACGCGGTGAAGCTGCGCCGCGGCATCGGATACGTGATTCAGAGTGCCGGCTTGTTGCCGCACCGTACCGTCGTCGACAACGTCGCCACGGTGCCGGTACTGAACGGCGAATCGCGTCGCGCCGCACGCAAGGCTGCACTCGACGTCCTCGAGCGCGTCGGCCTGGACCCGGCGTTCGCCTCGCGCTACCCGGCGCAACTGTCCGGCGGGCAGCAACAGCGGGTGGGCGTGGCCCGGGCGCTGGCCGCCGACCCACCGATCCTGCTGATGGACGAGCCCTTCAGCGCGGTCGACCCGGTGGTTCGTGAAGAACTGCAGATCGAGATGCTGCGCCTGCAGGCCGACCTGAAGAAGACGATCGTCTTCGTCACCCACGACATCGACGAGGCCGTACGGCTCGGCGATCGCATCGCGGTCTTCGGACCGCAGGGCCGACTGCAGCAGTACGACAAGCCCGAGACCGTACTCGCCGCACCGGCAACGTCTTTCGTGGCGTCGTTCGTCGGCCGCGATCGCGGCTACCGCGGGCTGTCGTTCAGGTCGGCGCAGGCTGTGACCATGCACCCGATCCACACGGCGACGCAGGACGAGATCGACGGCCTCCGACTGGACCAGGGGCAATGGGTGCTCGTCGTCGACGAACAGCGCCGACCGCTCGGGTGGATCGACGCGACCGGAGTCGAGAAGGTGCGGGGCGGCCGCAGCATCGACGAGAGCACGGCAGCGGGCGGCTCGCTGTTCCTCGAGGGCGGCGATCTGCGTCAGGCACTCGACGCCGCGATCTCCTCGCCGTCGGGAATCGGCGTCGCGGTCGATGGTGCCGGGGCTGCCGTGGGCAGCGTCGACGGTGCGGAGATCCTCGAACACCTTGCTGCGCAACGTAAGTCGGAGGACTCGGAACGCAACCGGCATCACTTCCTCGCCAGCGGGGACACCGAACAGTGA
- a CDS encoding alpha/beta hydrolase, protein MKSFYVPLPIVAAALKPFYRLALNARFSFRTQRLILEAAAPVQTLPHGTVSQKMTLAGRRAERVTVGATERDTAILYLHGGAYTIGSINTHRSLAAHLARESASAVYVLDYRLAPENPYPAGLDDAVAAFRELVRVHGFTADRIAIAGDSAGGGLSVAAARRLVDDGTSPAALGLISPWVDPGARDAAKDRDMVVNTGWSYSSADAYLGAGDPLDQGFAPLLGNLDGLPPIVMHVGTDEVLYAQITAFADKLRLSGVELEHVEYKKLWHVAHLQASILREAAQAVQHMGSYLGRKLRAAQPTGPSEVALAEPTAGDIA, encoded by the coding sequence GTGAAGTCCTTCTACGTTCCCCTGCCGATCGTCGCGGCTGCGCTGAAGCCGTTCTATCGCCTCGCGCTGAATGCGCGATTCTCGTTTCGGACGCAGCGGCTGATCCTCGAGGCCGCAGCTCCCGTGCAAACGCTTCCGCACGGAACGGTCTCGCAGAAGATGACACTCGCGGGCCGTCGAGCCGAGCGCGTCACCGTCGGGGCAACCGAACGCGACACCGCGATCCTGTACCTGCACGGCGGCGCGTACACGATCGGATCCATCAATACGCACCGGTCACTGGCCGCACATCTGGCCCGGGAATCGGCCAGTGCTGTCTACGTGCTCGATTACCGGTTGGCACCGGAGAACCCGTACCCGGCAGGTCTGGACGACGCCGTGGCGGCGTTCCGCGAGCTGGTTCGTGTCCACGGATTCACCGCGGACCGCATCGCGATTGCCGGCGATTCGGCCGGTGGCGGTCTCTCGGTCGCCGCTGCCCGGCGTCTGGTGGACGACGGCACCAGCCCGGCTGCCCTCGGCCTGATCTCGCCGTGGGTCGATCCCGGAGCTCGCGACGCCGCCAAGGACCGCGACATGGTGGTCAACACCGGGTGGTCCTACAGCTCGGCCGATGCGTATCTGGGTGCGGGCGATCCGCTGGACCAGGGTTTCGCCCCACTGCTGGGCAACCTGGACGGTTTGCCGCCGATCGTCATGCACGTCGGTACCGACGAGGTGCTGTACGCGCAGATCACTGCGTTCGCGGACAAGCTGCGCCTGTCGGGTGTCGAGCTCGAACACGTGGAGTACAAGAAGCTCTGGCACGTGGCCCATCTGCAGGCGTCGATTCTGCGTGAGGCGGCCCAGGCCGTCCAGCACATGGGCTCGTACCTCGGCCGCAAGCTCCGAGCCGCGCAGCCGACCGGCCCGTCAGAGGTTGCGCTCGCCGAGCCAACGGCCGGCGACATCGCCTGA
- a CDS encoding MarC family protein translates to MTFDVTLYLTVLITLFVIMDPPGAIPVFLSLVGRKSKEARNKAAWQAPAVSLTVISVFAIGGQAILSYLHIGIPALQGAGGLLLLLIALSLLTGKGAGGDTAAEDVNVALVPLGTPLMAGPGAIAAVIVYVSQADGDAGSFLAIALGIITIHILFFLVLRFSTALIRLLGEGGISLLARIAGLLLAAIAVQLIADSVRGFVAGG, encoded by the coding sequence ATGACATTCGATGTGACGCTCTACTTGACGGTGTTGATCACCCTGTTCGTCATCATGGACCCGCCGGGCGCGATCCCGGTGTTCCTGTCTCTGGTCGGGCGCAAGAGCAAAGAAGCCCGCAACAAGGCCGCATGGCAGGCCCCCGCGGTTTCGCTGACCGTCATCTCGGTGTTCGCGATCGGCGGCCAGGCGATCCTGAGCTACCTGCACATCGGCATTCCGGCATTGCAGGGTGCGGGCGGGTTGCTGTTGCTGCTCATCGCGTTGTCGCTGCTCACCGGAAAGGGCGCGGGCGGAGACACCGCCGCGGAGGACGTCAACGTGGCACTCGTGCCGCTCGGGACTCCGCTCATGGCAGGCCCCGGTGCCATTGCCGCGGTGATCGTCTACGTCAGCCAGGCCGACGGTGACGCCGGTTCGTTCTTGGCAATTGCGTTGGGCATCATCACCATTCACATTCTGTTCTTCCTGGTGCTTCGATTCTCGACCGCGCTGATCCGGCTCCTCGGGGAGGGCGGTATCTCGCTGTTGGCACGCATCGCCGGTCTGTTGCTGGCCGCTATCGCGGTGCAGTTGATCGCGGACTCGGTTCGCGGATTCGTGGCAGGCGGATGA
- a CDS encoding NAD(P)-dependent malic enzyme, whose protein sequence is MTAVEDTAATHTAPAGPAAITDEEIFAGHLGGKLSVELAAPLDTQRDLSIAYTPGVAQVSRAIAADASLAKRYTWTDRLVAVISDGSAVLGLGDIGPRASLPVMEGKAALFKKFAGLDSIPIVLDTNDVDEIVETIVRMRHSFGAVNLEDISAPRCFEIEKRVIEALECPVMHDDQHGTAIVVLAALNGAAKVQGRSTSELKVVVSGAGAAGVACANMLLLAGIRDVVVLDSKGIVSADRSDLNSVKTDLAARTNPRALSGGAVDALAGADVFLGLSAGKVDESYIASMAPDSIVFALSNPDPEIHPEVARKYAAIVATGRSDFPNQINNVLAFPGVFKGALDAGARRITEGMKLAAAEAILSVLGDELAADKIVPSPLDPRVAPAVADAVAAAARAEGVA, encoded by the coding sequence GTGACGGCAGTCGAAGACACCGCAGCAACACACACCGCACCGGCAGGACCGGCGGCGATCACCGACGAGGAGATCTTCGCCGGGCATCTCGGCGGCAAGCTGTCGGTCGAGTTGGCAGCGCCGCTCGACACGCAGCGCGATCTCTCGATCGCCTACACCCCCGGAGTGGCGCAGGTCAGCCGCGCCATCGCCGCCGACGCCTCGCTGGCCAAGCGATACACCTGGACCGATCGCCTCGTGGCCGTCATCTCCGACGGTTCCGCAGTGCTCGGCCTGGGCGACATCGGTCCGCGCGCGTCGTTGCCGGTGATGGAGGGCAAGGCCGCGCTGTTCAAGAAGTTCGCAGGCCTCGACTCCATTCCGATCGTGCTCGACACCAACGACGTCGACGAGATCGTCGAGACCATCGTGCGGATGCGGCACAGCTTCGGCGCCGTCAACCTCGAAGACATCTCGGCACCGCGCTGTTTCGAGATCGAGAAGCGCGTCATCGAGGCGCTCGAATGCCCCGTCATGCACGACGACCAACACGGCACCGCCATCGTCGTACTCGCTGCTCTCAACGGGGCTGCGAAGGTTCAGGGCCGCAGTACGTCCGAACTGAAGGTCGTCGTATCCGGAGCCGGGGCAGCGGGAGTCGCGTGCGCGAACATGCTGCTTCTGGCCGGCATCCGGGACGTGGTGGTGCTGGACTCGAAGGGCATCGTGTCCGCCGACCGCTCGGACCTCAACAGCGTCAAGACCGATCTCGCCGCGCGTACCAACCCCCGTGCACTGTCGGGCGGTGCGGTCGACGCCCTCGCCGGAGCGGACGTGTTCCTCGGTCTGTCCGCAGGCAAGGTCGACGAGAGCTACATCGCTTCGATGGCCCCGGACTCCATCGTGTTCGCACTGTCCAATCCGGATCCGGAGATCCATCCGGAGGTGGCGAGGAAGTACGCCGCCATCGTGGCCACCGGACGAAGCGACTTCCCGAACCAGATCAACAACGTTCTCGCCTTTCCCGGTGTGTTCAAGGGCGCACTCGACGCCGGTGCCCGCCGTATCACCGAAGGCATGAAGCTCGCCGCTGCCGAGGCAATCCTCTCGGTTCTCGGCGACGAGTTGGCTGCGGACAAGATCGTGCCCAGCCCACTCGATCCTCGTGTCGCCCCGGCCGTTGCGGACGCAGTTGCGGCAGCAGCGCGAGCCGAGGGCGTCGCGTAG
- a CDS encoding ABC transporter substrate-binding protein — translation MTTSRITRAFSAPRAVAAVAALALSVTALTACGGNSDPLSSGGGETNSDTNSIIIGSANFPESETVANIYAEALRANGFEVSTKLNIGSREAYIPAVRDGSIDLIPDYTGNLLQYLDESATATSSEDVLAALPAALGDDLTVTAQAPGEDKDAVVVTRQTATERNLTTIGDLAPFSSEVTFAGTPEFQERVGGLPGLRDKYGLDISPGNYIPISDGGGPATVEALVSGQVVAADIFTTAPSIAQNDLVVLEDPENNFAAQNIIPVLRTAKQSDKLTQVLDAVSAQITTEELIALNTSVSGDEKVEPAAAAAAWVKDKGLDQPVS, via the coding sequence ATGACCACCTCCCGCATCACGCGTGCGTTCTCCGCTCCGAGGGCAGTGGCAGCTGTTGCCGCACTCGCTCTCTCGGTCACCGCCCTGACCGCCTGCGGCGGCAATTCGGATCCACTCTCGAGCGGTGGCGGCGAGACCAACAGCGACACGAACTCCATCATCATCGGCTCCGCCAACTTCCCCGAGTCCGAGACCGTGGCGAACATCTACGCCGAGGCGTTGCGCGCCAATGGTTTCGAGGTGAGCACCAAGCTCAACATCGGCAGCCGTGAGGCCTACATTCCCGCAGTGCGAGACGGGTCGATCGACCTGATCCCCGACTACACCGGAAACCTGCTGCAGTACTTGGACGAATCCGCGACCGCGACCTCGTCCGAGGACGTCCTGGCCGCACTTCCTGCCGCCCTGGGCGACGATCTCACCGTGACGGCGCAGGCACCGGGCGAGGACAAGGACGCCGTCGTCGTCACTCGCCAGACCGCCACCGAACGCAACCTCACCACCATCGGCGACCTCGCACCGTTCTCCTCCGAGGTGACCTTCGCCGGTACCCCGGAGTTCCAGGAGCGCGTCGGCGGCCTGCCCGGTCTGCGAGACAAGTACGGCCTGGACATCTCGCCCGGCAACTACATCCCGATCTCCGACGGCGGCGGCCCGGCCACGGTCGAGGCACTCGTCTCCGGGCAGGTCGTCGCGGCGGACATCTTCACCACCGCGCCCTCGATCGCACAGAACGATCTCGTGGTCCTCGAAGACCCGGAGAACAATTTCGCGGCCCAGAACATCATTCCGGTGCTGCGTACGGCCAAGCAGTCCGACAAGCTCACTCAGGTGCTCGACGCCGTGTCGGCGCAGATCACCACCGAAGAGCTGATCGCACTGAACACCTCGGTCTCCGGTGACGAAAAGGTCGAGCCGGCGGCAGCAGCAGCGGCGTGGGTCAAGGACAAGGGCCTGGACCAGCCGGTCAGCTGA
- a CDS encoding SDR family NAD(P)-dependent oxidoreductase → MSTFTGKVAVVTGAGSGIGRALALELAGRGAKLALSDVDTAGLDETVRRVEALGAEVKSDFLDVSQRETVLDYAEAVVAHFGKVNQIYNNAGIAYHGDVDKSSFKDIERIVDVDFWGVVNGTKAFLPHIQASGDGHIINISSLFGLLAIPSQSAYNAAKFAVRGFSESLRIEMLISKAPVKVTVVHPGGIKTAIARNATVAENYDQADFAKFFDTKLAKTTPIDAAKTILKGVEKGKGRVLIGSDAIALDLLQRITGSRYQGLIAAVSKRALPRTKK, encoded by the coding sequence ATGAGCACATTCACAGGCAAGGTGGCCGTCGTCACCGGCGCGGGTTCGGGAATCGGCCGCGCACTGGCTCTCGAGCTGGCCGGCCGTGGCGCGAAACTGGCGTTGTCCGACGTCGACACCGCCGGACTCGACGAGACGGTCCGACGAGTCGAAGCACTCGGCGCCGAGGTGAAGTCGGATTTCCTCGACGTCTCCCAGCGCGAGACCGTCCTGGATTACGCCGAGGCCGTCGTCGCGCATTTCGGCAAGGTCAACCAGATCTACAACAACGCAGGCATCGCCTACCACGGTGACGTCGACAAGTCCTCGTTCAAGGACATCGAGCGCATCGTCGACGTCGATTTCTGGGGAGTCGTCAACGGCACCAAGGCTTTTCTGCCGCACATCCAGGCCTCCGGTGATGGCCACATCATCAACATCTCCAGCCTCTTCGGACTGTTGGCGATTCCGTCGCAGTCCGCGTACAACGCGGCCAAGTTCGCCGTACGCGGGTTCAGCGAATCGCTCCGCATCGAGATGTTGATCTCGAAGGCTCCGGTGAAGGTGACCGTGGTTCACCCCGGTGGCATCAAGACCGCCATCGCTCGCAACGCCACCGTGGCCGAGAACTACGACCAGGCCGATTTCGCGAAGTTCTTCGACACCAAGCTCGCCAAGACCACCCCGATCGACGCGGCCAAGACCATCCTGAAGGGTGTCGAGAAGGGCAAGGGACGCGTTCTCATCGGTTCCGACGCCATTGCACTCGACCTGCTCCAGCGCATCACCGGATCGCGTTACCAGGGCCTGATCGCCGCAGTGTCCAAGCGCGCGCTGCCGCGCACGAAGAAGTAG
- a CDS encoding magnesium and cobalt transport protein CorA: protein MPSLPPRPSLPSLHRRSAKAGPVHAPRIPVPTARAIVDCAVYVEGARLPGRFTHTSAIAEVRARGEGFVWVGLHAPDDQQMNAIAQCYGLHELMVEDTVHAHQRPKLERYDDVAFLVLRTVKYVEHESVTTANEIVESGEIMVMVGRDFVITVRHGEHSGLAGVRQRLEGNPEQLALGPSAVLHAVADHVVDEYLAVTDSIERDVDGMEEEVFSPHHHVPIENIYLLKREVVELRRSVTPLSTPLARLVQEPSVPKAVRRYLRDVQDHHTTVAERISEYDEVLSSLVDAALARVTMQQNLDMRKISSWVAIAAVPTMVAGIYGMNFDNMPELHWTYGYHLMVAVVLCVCIGLWRTFHKNNWL, encoded by the coding sequence ATGCCGTCCCTTCCACCACGCCCGTCGCTGCCGTCCCTGCATCGACGATCGGCCAAGGCCGGTCCGGTGCACGCACCGCGAATTCCGGTGCCCACGGCTCGCGCAATCGTCGACTGTGCGGTCTACGTCGAGGGCGCTCGACTGCCCGGCAGATTCACTCACACCTCGGCCATCGCGGAGGTGCGTGCACGCGGCGAAGGATTCGTGTGGGTGGGTCTGCACGCACCCGACGACCAACAGATGAACGCGATCGCCCAGTGTTACGGCCTGCACGAGCTGATGGTCGAGGACACCGTGCACGCCCACCAGAGACCCAAACTCGAGCGCTACGACGACGTCGCGTTCCTGGTACTGCGCACGGTGAAGTACGTCGAGCACGAGTCGGTGACGACCGCCAACGAGATCGTCGAGAGCGGCGAGATCATGGTGATGGTCGGCCGTGACTTCGTCATCACCGTCCGGCACGGGGAGCATTCGGGACTGGCCGGCGTGCGTCAACGCCTCGAGGGCAACCCCGAACAGCTCGCGCTCGGCCCGTCGGCAGTTCTCCATGCGGTGGCCGACCACGTGGTCGACGAATATCTCGCGGTGACCGACTCGATCGAGCGGGACGTCGACGGTATGGAGGAGGAAGTGTTCTCGCCGCACCACCACGTGCCCATCGAGAACATCTATCTCCTCAAGCGGGAGGTCGTCGAACTTCGGCGGTCGGTGACACCACTGTCGACGCCGTTGGCGCGTCTGGTGCAGGAGCCGAGCGTCCCCAAAGCGGTGCGACGCTACCTGCGCGACGTGCAGGACCATCACACGACGGTCGCCGAACGCATCTCCGAGTACGACGAGGTGCTCAGCTCACTGGTCGACGCTGCGCTGGCGCGAGTGACGATGCAGCAGAACCTGGACATGCGCAAGATCTCGTCGTGGGTGGCGATCGCCGCCGTGCCGACGATGGTCGCGGGGATCTACGGGATGAATTTCGACAACATGCCCGAGTTGCACTGGACGTACGGCTACCACCTGATGGTCGCAGTGGTGTTGTGCGTGTGCATCGGACTGTGGCGGACGTTCCACAAGAACAACTGGCTCTAG
- a CDS encoding suppressor of fused domain protein, whose amino-acid sequence MGQVSDSVIAAVRAHLVTEIGDENPSSASVTFLGLESLDVLRFGADSDVVRYVSLGCSRHPMADPNELVADPSRGPRAELVLTLRGGAGVASGVHKSLAVLAASPAVEGVVLVEDALLDLGEPLWTNAPFTAVLLGDSDIADLTLPEPYDPVRFLAAVPLTGTEAAWVRLRGAAALREAWAEAGIDVRDPNRSAASL is encoded by the coding sequence ATGGGTCAGGTGAGCGACAGTGTCATTGCAGCGGTACGCGCACATCTGGTGACCGAGATCGGCGACGAGAATCCGTCGTCGGCGTCGGTGACGTTCCTCGGCCTCGAGTCGCTGGACGTGCTGAGGTTCGGCGCGGACTCCGACGTGGTCCGGTACGTCAGTCTCGGCTGTTCTCGTCACCCCATGGCCGATCCCAACGAACTCGTCGCCGATCCCTCGCGCGGCCCCCGAGCAGAACTGGTGCTGACTCTTCGCGGTGGGGCAGGCGTGGCGTCGGGCGTGCACAAGTCCCTGGCCGTGCTCGCTGCCTCGCCCGCGGTGGAGGGGGTCGTGCTCGTCGAGGACGCGCTGCTCGATCTGGGCGAGCCGCTCTGGACCAACGCGCCGTTCACCGCGGTGCTGCTCGGCGACAGCGACATCGCCGATCTGACGCTGCCCGAGCCCTACGATCCGGTTCGCTTTCTCGCTGCCGTGCCGTTGACCGGTACCGAGGCCGCGTGGGTGCGTCTGCGCGGTGCCGCGGCCCTGCGTGAGGCCTGGGCCGAGGCCGGGATCGACGTGCGCGATCCGAATCGGTCCGCGGCCAGTCTCTGA
- a CDS encoding ABC transporter permease — protein MNLFSEAFSYILDGGNWAGPTGIGARLIEHMWYSLLAVLLSAAVAVPVGLLIGHLRRGEAVVVGLVNALRSLPTLGILVFLVLVIGLGLVPPIIALVLLGIPPLLAGTYSGIANVDANVVDAARAMGMTETQVLFRVEIPNALPLILGGLRNTTLQIIATATIAAYVNLGGLGRYIFDGLALYDYGRVLVGAILVALLTLIVDGLLALAVWTSVPGTGRLRRMPTGLAKV, from the coding sequence ATGAATCTCTTCTCCGAGGCGTTCTCGTACATTCTCGACGGCGGAAACTGGGCCGGGCCGACGGGAATCGGCGCACGACTGATCGAGCACATGTGGTACAGCCTGCTGGCAGTGTTGCTCTCGGCCGCCGTCGCGGTTCCGGTGGGTCTGCTCATCGGTCACCTGCGCCGCGGTGAGGCCGTCGTCGTTGGCCTCGTCAACGCGCTGCGGTCGCTGCCGACCCTCGGCATTCTCGTGTTTCTGGTTCTGGTGATCGGACTCGGACTGGTTCCGCCGATCATCGCGTTGGTGCTGCTCGGTATTCCTCCGCTGTTGGCAGGCACGTACTCCGGCATCGCCAACGTGGACGCCAACGTCGTCGACGCCGCCCGCGCGATGGGGATGACCGAAACGCAAGTGCTGTTTCGGGTCGAGATCCCCAACGCGCTGCCGCTGATCCTCGGTGGATTGCGCAACACCACACTGCAGATCATCGCCACCGCGACCATCGCGGCCTACGTCAACCTGGGTGGGCTCGGCCGCTACATCTTCGACGGGCTCGCGCTCTACGACTACGGCCGCGTCCTCGTCGGCGCGATTCTGGTGGCTCTGCTGACCCTGATCGTCGACGGCCTGCTCGCCCTCGCGGTGTGGACGTCGGTGCCGGGAACCGGTCGCCTGCGGCGGATGCCGACCGGACTCGCGAAAGTCTGA